The DNA sequence TCAGAGAGCTCTGTGGAAAAGGAGACAGACTGTAAAAGCCAGTGGAGAAGGATGGTGCCAGAGACATGGTGCCTTGCAAACACAGCAAGACTGATGAACATATGAACTCTGATTGACAGCATGCACAGGGGTCTGCACAAGTTCAATTCAAatggggtcccagcactcagggctaGGATGCACATAAGCCCCCATCCCTCtccaagaagctatctccaattgacatCCACTTGCAGAGGGAAAATTTAGTTTCTCCTGTGTgtcttctatatatatatatatatataaagagttttgtgcttttatgggttttggttttgtctgtctatatgtatatttttctgtactttttattCTGATATGAAGACCCCCGATAACTTTCCTTTTTTGTCCATCTGCAAATGTTTGTATGAACAGTACTAGTGTTGGGCCTTCCTTAGACAGTTCTAACTTGATTAAGGCTCTTAAGGACTGGAGATGGCAATTGGATCTACTAGCAGGGACAGCAGGTGACATCCTCTTACTTCTGCTATTTCTTTCACTGCAGAATTAGACCATGGACTGGGGACAGCAGATACATGTACAGTTCTTGTCCGTGAGCACTCCAGGGGCCGCAGTGAAGACCATATCATCCTGAGGACCTGTCTGTCCACTGTAGGGTCAGAGGCATGAATCTCCTGAGAGATAGTTATCTAGAATCAGACTTTGGAATCCAGTGACTGGGCTGCATCCCCGATGCTCTTTCTAACTGGGTCTACTGAGGCGTTTTCTGTAAGTTTGGTGCTTTTTGTATAGGACTGCTACAactgccttcctttctcctcctgagaCTTCTCTGTGCTGAGTAGATTTAAAAGCCCAGAGTTACATTAGCATTGTCCATTGACAAGGAAACAGAAGTATTTACTGAAAGTTTTGGCACTCTATAGAATCCCATACGGAAACAAAGTGCATGATTGCTGCTAGATCACTAGCAACATAATCGTTTGAGACTGCACTTGCAGAACGCACCGGGTGCCCCCGTCAGCTGACACAAGCCGTTTGGCCTGAGAGAGTCTGTTGGGTGCATGGCAGCGCAACAGTCATCTCTGTAAGAACGCCACTGCATGTAGGAGCTCACATTCTTCAACACCAAGAACGCTGCCCACGTGCATTCTCCTTGCATGAACCCTGACAGTCTCCTGGAGGAAAACTGGTGGCATGCATCAGTTGCCAATATGTAACTTTTTCCCCAGTAATTTGCTGCTCAGTGTATAGGCACACGTGTcagtgtggtatgtgtatggggAATTTCAAGTATATCACCAAAGGCCTTTCTGAATAATGAAGTACCCCCAAACAGAACAGTTATTGAGCAATGAAGTGAAACGAATAATTATAGTCATGGGGTAGAGCTCACCACCTGTTACTGACTTCAGGACCTTGTACACTGAGCTCCACCCCCATCCTCAAGAATGAAGGGGGCAATGCTACTGGATAAACACTGTTTACTTATGGAAATGAGGGCTGGGAGGACGCTTCAGTGTTTGATTCTGTCAGCAGGATTAATCCTGCCGTGTGTACTCTTCATTTTTATAGTGACCTGTTCTTGAAGTGGACAGGACCCTAGAAATGCCAGTGCTCTGCAGAGCAGAAGTCCCTCTTCCCACTGAAGCCTTTCTGGCCTTGCCCTCTCGAGGGATGGATGCTGGGGGGTGCCTGTCCACAGGTTCACCTGCCAGATTCATGCCTGGCCCTTTGAAGGTTAGACGGCTTTCCTTTGCCTTTGGGAAGTAGAGTTTTCCTGTAAGTCTGGGGTTCAACAGAGACCTTTTAAAGACTGAAGACATAACCATGCCTGAGCACCAGGACAGAGTGGAAGAGTCAGACTCGGAAAGGTGGTTTGCCATTTAGTAAGCCTTTATTAAACACCTCCCTGAAAGGCCCAGGGTGACACCAGGACCTTTAGTTAGGACCTAGGTGTAAATGCAAGGACAGCACAGACCAAACTACCTGCTCGTTAGTTCAAATCCAGCACGACTCTCCGCTGAACCCAGAGCCCCATGAACTTGGGAGTATTCTGGCCCATTCTTCCtgaagaatcttaaaagaaaattgcaACTGGAAACCCAGTTTTCAAAATTGCTTTTAAAGGCTAACAGCAAGTTGGAAGGAAAGGGGCAGAAGAAATAACCTCTCTCTGTACATAGCAAGCCTACACAGAAAGCTCATTGCCTGGACCTTCTCCCTGCGTGGACTCCCCGCTGCCTGGGGAGGGACGCCCAGATAACTTCTCCTTGGTTTCACCATATACTCCAGAGGTATGtgtggggtttgggtttttttgtttgtttgtttttgtttttttgttttttttNttttttttttttacatttatacagTTTACAAAGCTTGACCCATAAATAACACTTGTGAGATTAACAGGGCCTAGTACCAAGTATGTACACAGCCCCACCATGCATACAGAACCTCTTTTAATattgaagaagagggaaaaaaaaaaaaaaaaccaactttccATCACTAAGCAATATAAATTGACTGTCTAAACTTAGAAGCCCTGACTAAAAATACAAGCAGTCACCTCATCCATAGATGCTGTTTCCGAGTTCCTAACAAGTCTAGCACAGCAGTGTAACAAACATCTTGCAATTCAGGGATATAAAAATATCAGCTTTAAAATCTCAACTGTACAGTATATACATTAATATTTGCACCGTTAAATTAGGAATACACTTAGGTCTATGAAATACTACATATAAATAGCAAGTCCTTTCAACCTGTGGCTGGGAGTGACACAATATGTTTACCTGGCTAATGGGGGCTGGAGGAGAACAAGTTCGCCTTACACGATGGAACACACAGTGTTAGCTAGGTCATCATGGCAACACGCATGCCTCACAAGACACCAGTCAGGACCTGAGCCAACCCAACTGTGTTGATGACAAGCACTATTGCTTACAAAGGTGGCTATCCATCCTCTAAACGCACTCTGTCCGATCACCTGCCGGCAGTTTCTGGAGTGTTCTCTTGTGGACTAGACACCAAAGCGGCTGTTATTTACTTGCTACAGGCACAAGACTCTGTTAATATGGCACCGAGACTGGAGAAGCCACCTCTTTCATGTGTTAACCTGACTGTAAACACAGTGGGGCCAAAGAAAGCACTTGACACTATTTTAGCAACTCTCCTAGGATGAATACAAGGTCAAAGTCCAGGCTAAGTGACTAAGTTTTAAACAAAGACTCTCTGTGTCTACTTGGTTAAGAAATGATACAGTTTTTGCCTTtgtgtccctttttcttcttggATTTAGTTGTCCTCTGATTAAACTGTGGGGTGGGCAGTGCGGAAGCCGGACTAGAAAGGTCATCCGTATagtaggtgaatctctgtggCCGAGGCTGAGGGATCGGCTGTCCAAGGAAATACCCTTCTTCTTCCGAGTCAGAGGAGGACGTGGAGGACGAACACCAGGAGTCGTCGTCCTCGCCGTAGAGCCCCAGAAACCGGTTCATTCCTGGGTTCTGCAGGGCGTAATCAGACGTGGCATGGGCATACTGGCCATAGAGGTTGGCGTTCTGCATGTATGCCTGGAGCTCCCGGGCGCCTTTATTCTGTATGAATTTCTCATAGTTATCAGGGGTGTACAGCCGAAGTCTGTCCTTGGCCGAGTACTTCCTTTCTGTGACCAGGTTCAGGGCGTTGTCGGACCGCGACTTTCTGCTTCTCCGGTGGCGATGGTGGTGAGGCCTGGCTCCCCTCTCTTCAAAGTGATACACCCGTCTCCTAGTCCGTTCGCTCATGGGAGGCTGCCGGATTTCGATGTCGTAGCTTCCATTGTCAATGACATCGTCTGAAAACTTGACCTGCTGTGGCCGGGACTGAGATTTGGATCTCCTGAGCACCGGCAGGTGCGCTGGCTTTTCCTCGGGTATAATTTTCTCTGGGCACAGCTCTGAATTCAGACTTTTTAAGGACTCTGCACTCCTGTGCAGCATGGAAGAATTCAGAGTTCCCATGTTGCTCATTTTCTCACAATCTTCCGCCTCTATCTCCTCAAAGTTTTGGAGAGAGTATAATGACGGTCTTGGCTTGCTTTCTCCATCCACTGATGCCCCTGCAACAGAACCCAAAACACAATGTGATTCTCACCTGTCCTAACATGGTTGGAGTTGTTAAATGTGATCCAGAGAGCATTTCAAGGAAAAGTTCCTATTTAATCGTCTGATTAAAGCACACCAGAGGAAGGCACTGTGTATTGTTTACCAATTGAGAAGCAGAACCCTTGTTAACACTACTAGGAAACCAACAGATTGTTCTAGCATAAGATGTGAGTGGCAGAAATGAGCACCTATTCACAACAGAAGCTGTCCGTCCATTTGTTAACAGAATTCCTTCAGTGTGGGTGGTCTTCATCTTAGACTGCGCTATGGAGTCACACGGGAACACAGCTGTACATATCTGCCCGGATGCTGTCTGGGGCTGCTCCCCCCAGTGGCAGAACTGAGTAGCTTGAACAGAAACTCTATGGCCTGACCAGAAATGTGCTACGAAGCCCTTGAGAGCAGAAGGCTTGCCAGCCCCAGGGCCTGCATCATGTTCTCAACTATTCTACTTACAGATTGCTCTTCTTTCTAAACCGAAGTCGAGAACCTCAGTTACTCAGATATCTATGAACCAGGACAGAGGGAGACTGAGAAGCCTGTGACTCCCTGCTTTTTAAGATAACTTGTTTCTCAGCACTGGGGGTTAAATGAAAGTCCTTGTACACGCAGAGTGCCTGCTGTACCTCTGAGCTTCActtccagccctgcctttcacaCTTCCACCCAATTGTATGGGCCTGGCAGACAGTGTTATCCACCGTGCTTCCTATAGACTCCCCTTTACAGTACGACTCATGCCTAACAGGCCAGGAGCTAAGATGGAGCAGTGTCTCTTCCTTCACGAACCACTCCGGCAGCAGACAGCACATGGCCCTTTCCTGGCTGTATTATAGCAATCTAGCATGCTGGTGCtactatctctgtctgtctgtctgtctgtctgtctggaaattcactctgtagactgctggacttgaacttgcagagatccgcctgcctctgcctccccaagtgctggaattaaaggcgtgtaccaccactgcctgggttaAAGTACAAATTATAAGGTGGGGAGCAATTCAGAAATTTTTGAGTTGGAAATCTTATACTCAGGCTGCTTTTAGTATCTTAAAATGCATTTGGTATATAACCTAAATACAGAATATCTAACCAAGAACCCAGACACAGACTTCCCTTATCCAAATCGGTTTTCATGCCATGTTCAGAATGTTATACACATAGGTCCTCAACTACAAGACATGTCTGTGTTACTATCTCGTGGCATGCAAATGAAACACCTTCATTAGTCCAGAGTCTTACCTAATACGCCTGCTACTGGCACTCAGTCGTAACTAGTGTATCAACCTTTTAGTGCCTGCTTTTTCAAACCCCCCACAGCCCGTGGATGATGTACCTGTGATGTTGGACAACGCCAAAGAATCCATAGAATCCCGGACACTCTGTTCTGGTTTCAAGTCAGACAGACACTCCAGGGAGTCTTCATACCACTGGCTTTGGTCATGATTATACCCTGCAGCACCGTGGTCCAGGTCCAGCTCTTGCAGCCTGCGGCTGCTGGCGGGACCTGGATGGCTGCCGTAGGCAGAGTCACCCAGCCCGTCTTGGGACTGGGCCCAGTACATATCAGACTGATACTTCTTACTCGCCAGGCTCTGGTGATTCGGCTTTACCGAGTCGGGCTTATTCGTAACCACGTTGTCGGGTATCCAGTGCTCACTGGCTCTCGGATCCACCTCGCTGCTCTGCTGCTGGAAGAGGTTTTTATCGCCGAACTTGAGGAGGAGCTGCGTCATATAGTCTTCATGCTCAGCCCATTCTTCGGGGTCTTCGGAGGCTTCCTGGTCTACCCTGGCTTTCCAGAATTCCTCATTAGTGAAACCTGCTCCCTGCCTGGAGAGACTCACGTCATCCAGCTTCCGGGAAAGCGTGTCGTCAGCGTTGCCGGAGAGACCCGGGAACTTGTAGTTCAGGGCGGGAGACAAGAGAAGAGACTGTCGGCACTGGTCTGCCGAGCGGCTGCTTCTGCCCATCCTTACGCTCCTACGAGAGTCTCTCGATCGGGCCGACTGGAAGGCGGAGTCCGAGGAGTCCGAGGCGTGGATGTCCTCTCCGAGGCTGCAGGTCTTGGAGCAGTAAATCTGACCTTGTTTCGGGAGGAAGGGGCATCCCAGCAAAGAGGCCTTACACTGCGCACAGGAAAAGCAGGCCTCTGTGGCATGCCAGTGTTGCCCATCGTAGGTCATCTGTGCATGGTCCACACCTGGTTTTTAAAGGACAGGAAAGCAGTTAGGGGCTGTGCAAAGGTGTGGGTTGTAGGTGACGGAAAtattttaaggcaaggtctcgGCTGTGTGGTCCCAGCCAGCCACGAACCCAGGTTGGGTCTGAGTGCTGGTGCTGCAGATGTGCCACACATCTGGCTCTGTCCTGCCTTGGTCAGTATGGGTAACATATGCTCAGTTAACCTTTATTTTACAGACAATGTGTTTTTCAATGTATCTattcaaaaaaattatttctaatccCCAATTTGGTAGCCATAGCAGTCAGCGATGCAGAGCGATGAAGATTTAAATCGACCAGTACGTCCCCCGAGGTAGCCTTTGGTTTTACCACGCGTACGGTAATCAGGTATACTGTACTTGATGTGACTTTTGTATTTCTGTGCCCTTTTTGTCCATACTTTAGCTATTGATGAAGCACtgtcacacatccacacacatgtatctACACACGTGCAGATACAAGCATTATATAAGTTCTAACCATGAGCCACCTGCTGTTGGCTAAGAGCTCAGCACTGACTTGCCACCagtaatattttcaatgaaatgttAATAGACTGATTTAAAAAACTGGTGTGACCAAGGGCCTTTTTAATATGTGCAACGCCCTGGATTTcatccctaccaccaccaccaccaccaccaccaccaccaccaccaccaccaccacccacacacacacacacacaaaagacactCCCCAGAGGCTCATGGGAACTTCAACTGTGAACTTCCCCAGAATCATAGCTCGCTTGGCATTCCCCAATTCTGTGATTGCTGCTCTGATAATCAGAATCCAGTATTCGTCTGACAGTAGCTGACGGGCCATCCGTGTATTCCGATACGCGGAAGTTATACCTTAATTTTCACAAGTGTTAACGAAGCAAGGGTGTGTGGGTAAACGCAGATGTGTGACAATGGGGCAGACGGTGTGGGTGAGTGGGCACGACACTCACCAATATGCTCCCCACAGGTTTCGCAGTACTCAGCGTAGAGAGACTCGAAGCAGCCACAGCAGAAGGGGCGGCCATCCTTCATGATATATCTCTGCCCTCCCAGGACTGTTTCACATTCCAAGCAACAGAAATGCTTCATGTGCCAGTGGCGACCCTCGGCTTCTGTGCACTCGTCAGCAAAAATGATCTTTGAAAAGGAACACAGGGGCACAGGACAGAGGATCAGCATGGGCCATGGTGACAAAGCTCCACCCTGCACAGCTGGCACTGGCACTGGCTCTGAGCACAAAGGCCCCACCACTCTGTGGTGACATTCTTGTCGGAGGTGGCCTTTGTGGTGGCTGTAATCCTTTAAGTCATTCAGGAAAGTAAGAAGTGaggagagtttgtgtgtgtgtgtgtgcgtgtgtgtgtgtgtgtgtgtgtgtgtgtgtgtgtgtgttgctataaAATGGCTGTGTCCTGGTAGTAGAACAAGACATGTACCACATCTCTGCCCGGCTACATGGCACTGGCCTCTTCGGGTACATGCTGAGCAAGTGTGGCTGGCAGGATGAGACCCCAAGAgtgaggagagaagatggaggaaatgGTACGTGGGGTGGAGTGAGACGTGATGGAGCAGGAGAGCGCTACATTGACAGGGCACCCAGACATGGACCCAGACCCAGCACATGCCCCCAGGATAGACTTGGGCAGTGGTGTGTAGAATGTGAGAGGCTGGTGTGAACGCCTGCACAGCAGCAGCGtcaacagaaggaaggagggtcTGAGTAAGGGTAGTCCAGCCCCAAGCTGTGCGAGTGAGTCCGCTTGTTTGCATTCAAAGCCTTCAGTTGCAAGCTTTtacagggaaagggaaaaagagtgAAGGATAGCCTCACATTGACAGGGGCCTTTGATTTGGAAGGTTAGCttgttctagaatgttctacaACTGCTCTCATTTTCTATCCTTATCAGATTGAGAACTTCTAAAGAGCAATACTTTTCTACCTGTTTGGCTTGTGCCATCTGAAGAGCATattgcttcatttgtttttttttttttttttttcaagataggtcTTTGCTATatatatagccctggcagtcctggagctCGCtttgcagaccaagctggcctggaattctgagacccacctgcccctgcctctgcctctgcctctacctcctcctgagtgctggaattcaaggtgtgcaccaccaccatgtgGTGAGCATATATATGTAGCTTTGTAATCATAAATGGTCTGACCCACTGACTTAGTTATATTGTGTGTTACTCTTAGTGTTCATCAAATGTGTGAGAAAGAAACAGTCACTTCTGCTAcgaaatgtgtgtgtctgtctattaCAGATAGCTACAGATCGGTACTGGCTTCATTCAATGTTTTCATTTCACTGACATAAATTTGTCTACAAGAATATAAATTGACAGTGTTGAAAGgtaaactaaataaatgtttgcttAGACACGACAGAACGTTTCTTCGTGGAGGTGGAATTCATTTGTCACACTTTTGTTTCTGGGGACGCTTTTGGCAGCGGCATCTGGCAGAGCGCACGCTAGCAGTCAAGTAACTTTTGGTCTCTGCAGTGTTTTAACTGAAGTAAAGGTCTGTGGGCTGAGCACAGAGCTATGGTGGAGCTGTGATTGTGTGAGCCACTGAGCAGGAAATGCTTCGTCTGTCACCACGGGTCCACCTGTACACTAAGGACTTGCAATGTGTTAGACTGCACTGGAGAAATATATGCATGGGTTTATATGCTTTCTGTCTCAGGCTGAAGAAGACCAAGAAGATACAGTGAGGAGCCCTGGACTGCATCTTGGGATACTAGAAGACCTGGGAAGttaaagcaggaggattagagGGTCAAGGTCATTCCCTACATGAGTCtcaagccaacctgggctataggTTCCCACTTCTTTTAAGGCTCATATATTCTTAacttctaaatttaattttaagtatgaCTTCATCTTTAACCCTTTAAATATGGTGTCATATTCCCTCTGAGCACTATGATTAAAATAAACTCACTGATGCCTCCAACCACGGAAAAGGAAATCTAAATAGAGCCTATTGGTACAAGCCCTGCTCTTACACAAATGGCGGTTCTTGCTCTTTCTACCCACCCTGTGAGGGTTTGTATATGTTAGGCCCAGGGAGCagtgctattaggaggtgtggcgctgttggagtaggtgtgtcactgtgggtgtgggtgttaggaccctcatcctagctgcctgggagccagtattctgctagcagccttcagataaagctGTAGAATtctgagctcctcctgcaccatgcctgcctggatgccgccatggTCCCAccttgctgataatggactgaacctctgaacctgtaagccggccccaatgaaatgttgtccttataagagttgccttggtcatggtatctgttcacagcagtaaaatcctaactaagacataccCCAGGGTGATGGAAGATGCCAGCACCAGGAGCTGGAAGAATGGTGTTTAGGGGCTCTCTATAGTATCTTGTCAACTTTTCTATAACttaaagttactttaaaataagAAGCTTGGTAGACATCATGGTATCTATCTATTTTTCCAACtctgggaaggtagaggcaggagggtaagGAAGTCTATTGTTCATTTCAGCTACATAGTAAACCGAGACCTGCTTATTAGCTTCATGGGACCATTTCAAAAATACCCAAAACTTTATAAGTAATAAGAATGTAAGAGGAAGAAATGCCTTTTATACAGTCATCCATCTTCTGCTATGCCCTCTA is a window from the Mus pahari chromosome 17, PAHARI_EIJ_v1.1, whole genome shotgun sequence genome containing:
- the Prickle1 gene encoding prickle-like protein 1, which encodes MPLEMEPKMSKLVFGCQRSSTSDDDSGCALEEYAWVPPGLRPEQIQLYFACLPEEKVPYVNSPGEKHRIKQLLYQLPPHDNEVRYCQSLSEEEKKELQVFSAQRKKEALGRGTIKLLSRAVMHAVCEQCGLQMNGGEVAVFASRAGPGVCWHPSCFVCFTCNELLVDLIYFYQDGKIHCGRHHAELLKPRCSACDEIIFADECTEAEGRHWHMKHFCCLECETVLGGQRYIMKDGRPFCCGCFESLYAEYCETCGEHIGVDHAQMTYDGQHWHATEACFSCAQCKASLLGCPFLPKQGQIYCSKTCSLGEDIHASDSSDSAFQSARSRDSRRSVRMGRSSRSADQCRQSLLLSPALNYKFPGLSGNADDTLSRKLDDVSLSRQGAGFTNEEFWKARVDQEASEDPEEWAEHEDYMTQLLLKFGDKNLFQQQSSEVDPRASEHWIPDNVVTNKPDSVKPNHQSLASKKYQSDMYWAQSQDGLGDSAYGSHPGPASSRRLQELDLDHGAAGYNHDQSQWYEDSLECLSDLKPEQSVRDSMDSLALSNITGASVDGESKPRPSLYSLQNFEEIEAEDCEKMSNMGTLNSSMLHRSAESLKSLNSELCPEKIIPEEKPAHLPVLRRSKSQSRPQQVKFSDDVIDNGSYDIEIRQPPMSERTRRRVYHFEERGARPHHHRHRRSRKSRSDNALNLVTERKYSAKDRLRLYTPDNYEKFIQNKGARELQAYMQNANLYGQYAHATSDYALQNPGMNRFLGLYGEDDDSWCSSSTSSSDSEEEGYFLGQPIPQPRPQRFTYYTDDLSSPASALPTPQFNQRTTKSKKKKGHKGKNCIIS